A genomic window from Arthrobacter sp. FW305-BF8 includes:
- a CDS encoding ABC transporter ATP-binding protein, with product MPDVIIKNLRKDFGGNTVLHEVSFTIKDGEFFTLLGPSGCGKSTTLSCLAGLEQPTSGSIAVGDTVLVDDTSNRFVPPEERNLGMVFQSYALWPHMTLADNLAMPLNIRKVPKAEQKTLIHDALDKVGLAHLAHRFPHQLSGGQQQRVALARALVYSPKVLLLDEPLSNLDAKLREQARVWLKRLQSELGITTVYVTHDQEEALAMSDRIAVMSNGNMLQVAPPEEIYERPATAEVAAFIGRSNFLDGVIVSTNGGTATVRLEDTGETVTAVLTGQMRDGDPVTVAFRPEKASLAPVGDSIPSGHVGLPVEILTTSYVGSRYEYELRYGTRTLAVDSKSNVFRGDLILVVPVEALRLYPRANVVSADAAEMMAVTT from the coding sequence ATGCCTGACGTCATCATCAAGAACCTCCGCAAGGACTTCGGCGGGAACACCGTCCTCCACGAGGTCAGCTTCACCATCAAGGACGGCGAGTTTTTCACCCTCCTAGGCCCCTCCGGCTGCGGCAAGTCCACCACCCTGTCCTGCCTCGCCGGCCTGGAACAGCCCACCTCCGGCTCCATCGCCGTCGGCGACACCGTGCTGGTCGATGACACATCCAACAGGTTCGTGCCCCCGGAAGAGCGTAACCTCGGCATGGTCTTCCAGTCCTACGCCCTCTGGCCGCACATGACCCTGGCAGACAACCTGGCCATGCCGCTGAACATCCGCAAAGTCCCCAAGGCCGAACAGAAAACCCTCATCCACGACGCCCTGGACAAGGTGGGCCTGGCCCATCTGGCCCACCGCTTCCCGCACCAGCTCTCCGGCGGCCAGCAGCAGCGCGTCGCCTTGGCCCGCGCCCTGGTCTACTCACCCAAGGTCCTGCTCCTGGACGAGCCGCTCTCCAACCTGGACGCAAAGCTCCGCGAGCAGGCCCGCGTCTGGCTCAAGCGCCTGCAGTCCGAACTCGGCATCACCACCGTCTACGTCACCCATGACCAGGAAGAAGCCCTGGCCATGAGTGACCGCATCGCCGTCATGTCCAACGGCAACATGCTCCAGGTCGCACCGCCCGAGGAAATCTACGAACGCCCCGCCACCGCAGAAGTCGCTGCCTTCATCGGCCGCTCCAACTTCCTCGACGGCGTGATTGTGTCCACCAACGGCGGTACGGCAACCGTCCGGCTCGAAGACACGGGCGAAACCGTCACCGCCGTACTCACCGGCCAGATGCGCGACGGTGACCCCGTCACCGTTGCTTTCCGCCCGGAAAAAGCATCCCTGGCACCTGTGGGGGACTCCATCCCGTCCGGGCACGTGGGCCTGCCCGTGGAAATCCTCACTACCTCCTACGTGGGTTCCCGCTACGAATACGAGCTCCGCTACGGAACGCGGACCCTGGCCGTGGACAGTAAGAGCAACGTCTTCCGTGGCGACCTGATATTGGTGGTGCCGGTTGAAGCCCTGCGCCTCTACCCACGTGCCAACGTGGTTTCGGCCGACGCGGCGGAGATGATGGCCGTGACCACCTGA
- a CDS encoding GntR family transcriptional regulator: MAYPTVALTKSAYAYEEMRRRILTGEISHGSVLSQAQLAHEIGVSTTPLREALRRLAAEGLVQLESHRDARVAALTADEAKDLYILRENLDPLAAGLAAESRTPGDIENIQAALKQLTPLHDAADLDAMTAHREFHRAVYMASHNPLLIGILEGLWDKADRYRQIGLQGQKDSQKDQKRVREEHIEIADAVVSGDAVRAREIMQRHVVGSLGRRAIAVLAEE, translated from the coding sequence GTGGCATATCCGACCGTAGCACTGACCAAGAGCGCCTACGCCTACGAGGAAATGCGGCGCCGAATCCTGACCGGGGAGATCTCCCACGGGTCGGTGCTCAGCCAGGCCCAGCTCGCCCACGAAATCGGCGTGAGCACCACGCCCCTGCGCGAGGCGCTGCGCCGGCTTGCCGCCGAGGGGCTGGTCCAGCTGGAGTCCCACCGGGATGCCCGGGTCGCCGCACTCACGGCGGATGAAGCAAAGGACCTGTACATCCTCCGTGAGAATCTGGACCCGCTGGCCGCCGGGCTCGCGGCGGAAAGCCGGACACCCGGGGACATCGAGAACATCCAAGCCGCGCTGAAGCAGCTGACACCGCTGCACGACGCCGCGGACCTGGACGCCATGACGGCGCACCGCGAATTCCACCGCGCTGTCTACATGGCCTCGCATAACCCCCTGCTCATCGGGATCCTGGAGGGCCTGTGGGACAAGGCGGACCGGTACCGCCAGATAGGCCTGCAGGGCCAGAAGGACTCCCAGAAGGACCAGAAGCGCGTCCGCGAAGAACACATCGAGATCGCCGACGCCGTGGTGTCCGGTGACGCCGTCCGCGCCCGCGAGATCATGCAGCGCCACGTCGTGGGCAGCCTGGGTCGCCGCGCCATCGCCGTCCTCGCCGAGGAGTAG
- a CDS encoding ABC transporter substrate-binding protein: MMASKTTASDKPVPRSLSRYAAAGVASALLLALTACGGSSPAAAPAPVNSIATGQYPDYYPADYKDLVAAAEKEGGELTIYSNTDQENWAPVFRDFRKKYPFVKEISANNLGSDEVFQRVLSENATGTSPADVLVTNAAGAWADFAARGDLLAKYTSPELAKLPEFAQLLPGVTAMSADAMTITYNTSLLPTAPTGLASLAQQAKEKPELFKDKIGLRDIEGAFGFTVFHSLTKSHPEAWDSLATILPLSRPESSSATEKVLAGEYVASALVSAAPAFPVVKDSGGLFKIALPDDGTVVLPRGLGVAAKAPHAATAKLFTDFTLSAEGQQAIQEGGLSSYREGVKPVEFSYTYDDIVKEVGKEDVILVPYEKVSAAETATFTERWNSLKK; the protein is encoded by the coding sequence ATGATGGCGTCAAAAACCACCGCGTCGGATAAGCCCGTTCCCCGTTCGCTCAGCAGGTACGCCGCGGCAGGGGTGGCCTCGGCTCTGCTCCTGGCACTCACCGCCTGCGGAGGCTCTTCCCCGGCTGCTGCGCCTGCGCCGGTCAACTCCATCGCCACCGGCCAGTACCCGGACTACTACCCGGCCGACTACAAGGACTTGGTGGCCGCCGCCGAGAAGGAGGGCGGCGAACTCACGATCTACTCGAACACCGACCAGGAGAACTGGGCTCCGGTGTTCCGGGACTTCAGGAAAAAGTACCCGTTCGTCAAGGAAATCTCGGCCAACAACCTTGGATCCGATGAAGTGTTCCAGCGCGTGCTAAGCGAGAACGCCACCGGAACCTCCCCGGCCGACGTCCTGGTGACCAACGCCGCCGGCGCCTGGGCCGACTTCGCCGCCCGCGGCGACCTCCTGGCCAAATACACCTCGCCGGAGCTGGCAAAACTGCCCGAGTTCGCCCAGTTGCTGCCCGGCGTTACGGCCATGTCCGCAGACGCCATGACCATCACGTACAACACCTCGCTGCTGCCCACCGCGCCCACGGGCCTGGCCTCGCTCGCTCAGCAGGCCAAGGAAAAGCCGGAGCTATTCAAGGACAAGATCGGCCTCCGTGACATCGAGGGCGCCTTCGGTTTCACCGTCTTCCACAGCCTGACCAAGAGCCACCCGGAAGCCTGGGATTCCCTCGCCACCATCCTTCCGCTCTCGCGTCCCGAGAGCTCCTCGGCCACCGAGAAGGTACTCGCCGGCGAGTATGTCGCCAGCGCACTGGTCAGCGCGGCTCCGGCCTTTCCCGTGGTGAAGGACTCGGGCGGGCTGTTCAAGATCGCCCTGCCCGACGACGGAACGGTAGTTCTGCCGCGCGGCCTCGGCGTCGCTGCAAAGGCGCCGCACGCTGCCACCGCGAAGCTGTTCACCGATTTCACGCTCTCGGCCGAAGGCCAGCAGGCCATCCAGGAAGGCGGCCTCTCCTCCTACCGCGAAGGCGTGAAGCCGGTCGAGTTCAGCTACACCTATGACGACATCGTTAAGGAAGTTGGCAAGGAAGACGTCATCCTCGTTCCCTACGAGAAGGTCTCCGCAGCTGAAACCGCCACGTTCACGGAGCGCTGGAACAGCCTCAAGAAGTAA
- a CDS encoding ABC transporter permease gives MTTIPETRPPATVAAARPEYPAPKYRRVLGADRSQLLYWATIIILALLVLAPVVPTLYQSVMDRPLYEEGGLFTAENYTRLFTEAGFGTVALNTLMFAVLTTVMTLLIAVPMAIVVVRTNIPGRKFFGAAMQWPFFISSLILGFGWITMYGPAGFASVEVRRVLGFLPWDLYSIPGMALTEAVALAPIAYMFCANALRNSDASLEGAAQTVGAGPFRILWSVIIPMLRPPMVYSSVLVFSMSIETLSIPLLYGQPVNITVFATFLYKNGLQSIDPDYGILGAASTIILLVTVLLVAVQAKLLKDAKRFVSVRGKATRPRLLDLGWIKWVSVAFISIYVVVGALVPIAGLVMRSFTKIFTPLQNPLASVTLANYQRIFEFPAYVASIRNSLIVAGAGAVLVSVLAVVAVVVAKRSTFRYRKVIEYLALAPQAMPGLIIGIGLFWAFAFLPFNLGSFVQGTIWAIIIGFGLRALPSAFGSISPAVMQIGEELDNAARVNGADWMRMFLTVLAKLLTPAFVAAMVLTFVVMMKEYSPAIFLGSADTNIIGTTMLELWVQGNTGSVAALATIQIGITAAFVGIAGLLMKGKKDA, from the coding sequence ATGACTACAATTCCTGAGACCAGGCCGCCCGCCACCGTGGCGGCCGCGCGGCCGGAGTATCCCGCACCGAAGTACCGCCGGGTCCTCGGTGCCGACCGCAGCCAGCTGCTGTACTGGGCGACGATTATCATCCTGGCGCTCCTGGTCCTTGCACCCGTGGTGCCCACGCTCTACCAGTCGGTGATGGACCGTCCTCTGTATGAGGAGGGCGGTCTGTTCACCGCGGAGAACTACACCCGGCTGTTTACCGAGGCAGGCTTCGGCACGGTCGCGCTGAATACGCTCATGTTTGCCGTGCTGACCACAGTGATGACGCTGCTGATCGCGGTCCCGATGGCCATCGTGGTGGTCAGGACCAACATCCCGGGCCGGAAGTTCTTCGGTGCCGCGATGCAGTGGCCGTTCTTCATCTCCTCCCTGATCCTCGGTTTCGGCTGGATCACCATGTACGGCCCGGCCGGGTTCGCCAGCGTAGAGGTCAGGCGAGTTCTGGGCTTCCTGCCCTGGGACCTGTACAGCATTCCGGGAATGGCGCTCACCGAAGCCGTGGCGCTGGCGCCGATCGCGTACATGTTCTGTGCCAACGCGCTGCGGAACTCCGATGCCTCCCTCGAAGGTGCAGCGCAGACCGTCGGCGCCGGCCCCTTTCGGATCCTCTGGTCGGTCATCATCCCGATGCTGCGCCCGCCCATGGTCTACAGCTCCGTACTGGTGTTCAGCATGTCCATCGAGACCCTGTCCATCCCGCTGCTGTACGGCCAGCCGGTGAACATCACCGTCTTCGCGACCTTCCTGTATAAAAACGGGCTGCAGTCCATCGACCCCGACTACGGCATCCTCGGGGCGGCGTCCACGATCATCCTCCTCGTTACGGTTCTGCTGGTGGCCGTGCAGGCCAAGCTGCTCAAGGACGCCAAGCGGTTCGTCTCGGTCCGCGGCAAGGCCACCCGGCCGCGGCTGCTGGACCTGGGCTGGATCAAATGGGTCTCGGTGGCATTCATCTCCATCTACGTGGTGGTCGGCGCTTTGGTTCCGATCGCCGGCCTGGTGATGCGCTCCTTCACCAAAATCTTCACGCCGCTGCAGAACCCGCTGGCCTCGGTGACTCTGGCCAACTACCAGCGCATCTTCGAATTCCCGGCCTACGTCGCCTCGATCCGCAACAGCCTCATCGTTGCCGGCGCCGGCGCGGTTCTGGTCAGCGTGCTGGCCGTGGTGGCCGTCGTCGTCGCCAAACGCTCCACCTTCCGCTACCGGAAAGTCATCGAATACCTGGCCCTGGCCCCGCAGGCCATGCCAGGTTTGATCATCGGCATCGGCCTGTTCTGGGCCTTCGCCTTCCTGCCGTTCAACCTGGGCTCGTTCGTCCAGGGCACCATCTGGGCCATCATCATTGGCTTCGGCCTCCGCGCCCTGCCCAGCGCCTTCGGGTCCATCTCGCCGGCCGTGATGCAGATCGGCGAGGAACTGGACAACGCCGCCCGGGTCAACGGCGCGGACTGGATGCGGATGTTCCTGACCGTCCTGGCCAAACTCCTTACCCCCGCGTTCGTCGCCGCGATGGTGCTGACCTTCGTGGTGATGATGAAGGAATACTCCCCGGCCATCTTCCTCGGCTCGGCGGACACCAACATCATCGGCACCACCATGCTCGAACTCTGGGTCCAGGGCAACACCGGCTCCGTGGCAGCCTTGGCCACCATTCAAATCGGAATCACCGCAGCCTTCGTCGGCATCGCCGGCCTGCTCATGAAAGGTAAGAAAGATGCCTGA
- a CDS encoding ArsR/SmtB family transcription factor, whose protein sequence is MVVDQLSDAELDRLFQAFADTTRRDIMRRVTVGEYSVSGLAALYAMSFAAVQKHVAVLERASLVTKEKRGREQIVRGNHDGLEKARWLLDEYEAIWRQRVARIADILAEE, encoded by the coding sequence ATGGTTGTAGATCAGCTTAGCGATGCCGAACTCGACCGCCTCTTCCAGGCGTTCGCGGACACCACCCGGCGGGACATTATGCGCCGGGTGACAGTCGGCGAGTATTCGGTGAGCGGCCTGGCAGCGCTCTACGCCATGAGCTTTGCTGCCGTCCAGAAGCACGTGGCGGTGTTGGAGCGCGCCTCCCTGGTCACCAAGGAGAAGCGCGGAAGGGAGCAGATTGTGCGGGGCAACCATGATGGCCTGGAGAAAGCCCGCTGGCTGCTTGATGAGTACGAGGCGATCTGGCGGCAGCGCGTCGCCCGGATCGCAGACATCCTCGCTGAAGAGTAG
- a CDS encoding SRPBCC family protein: protein MTVISSTKNPEALSFTLVAEFDADVKRVWQIWEDPRQLERWWGPPTWPATFSQYEFTPGGEASYYMTGPEGEKAGGWWRITDIQSPNRLEFDDGFADDDGAPVEAMGTSHATVTLEDIGGRTRMTVQSVFESEEQMKTMIEMGMEDGMKEAAGQIDALLAEHS from the coding sequence ATGACGGTTATCAGTTCCACCAAGAACCCCGAGGCGCTCAGCTTCACCCTCGTGGCAGAATTCGACGCCGACGTGAAGCGCGTCTGGCAGATCTGGGAAGACCCGCGGCAGCTCGAGCGCTGGTGGGGCCCGCCCACCTGGCCGGCAACGTTCAGCCAGTACGAGTTCACTCCCGGCGGCGAGGCCTCCTACTACATGACCGGCCCGGAGGGTGAGAAGGCCGGCGGCTGGTGGCGCATCACCGACATCCAGTCGCCGAACCGCCTCGAGTTCGACGACGGGTTCGCCGACGACGACGGCGCTCCTGTCGAGGCCATGGGCACCTCGCACGCCACCGTCACCCTTGAGGACATCGGCGGCCGCACCCGGATGACGGTTCAGTCCGTCTTCGAGTCCGAAGAGCAGATGAAGACGATGATCGAGATGGGCATGGAGGACGGCATGAAGGAGGCCGCCGGACAGATCGACGCACTGCTGGCCGAGCACTCCTAG
- the acnA gene encoding aconitate hydratase AcnA, with amino-acid sequence MNIVTAAGSDPCIASLAVNGDVLQTVDIASAVGTGYSRLPVVLRLLAENVQRNMVGREREQAMDALRNWLATGTSTAEIEFLPTRVLMHDTTSTPALVDIAAMRDTLAESGADPMVLNPLLRVDVSIDHSLAVEEYGRADAAARNIKHEIRRNRERYQFLKWASKAMNGVHINPPGTGIMHTINLEQLATVVTTIERDGVRWAVPDMMVGTDSHTPMINGLGVLGWGVGGLEAQTVMFGMPATLRIPDVVGVRLTGELAAGTLATDLALAVTQRLRQVGVTGEFVEFFGPGVSTLTVGERAVVANMAPEYGATTGYFPIDAHVLDYLASTGRSAEQTRLVEAYTRQTGLWFEPDATPVYTRIVDVDLSAVAMHAAGPRRPQDLLPYGGIRKALEKEAVPAGAGDGAAHTGALPAFPVSLAAITSCTNTSDPRLLIAAGLLARNARRRGLTVPDWVKTSLAPGSPAAASYLKRAGLTDDLASVGFDIVGFGCTTCIGNPGPLTPVIARAQADGVSEPVAILSGNRNFPGRVHPDVELSFIMSPPLVVAFALAGDAKRDLSEEPVQDAADGTPVYLSELWPSRDEIDAFVVKANDPADFRRDFAIASRDPQWKRVEAPDGAQYPWDDGSTILRRPPFAALTEGSLLGEFTAHPLLVLGDDITTDHISPASAIPPACGVADFLVDRGEDRGDLNVFASRRGNWEVMVRGAFHNKSVRNLLQPEAPVAHTIHSPSNETLPIWDAAQRYREAGESVVMVAGERYGMGSSRDWAAKAQRLLGVRAVIAVSFERIHRSNLIGMGILPLVMPADMREKLLSLAPGDTIALDAPAERIHPRAGIAAAIVRADGTREPFTATAAVETGLECDLLAVGGVIPMILRRTLAETGAPTTN; translated from the coding sequence ATGAATATCGTCACCGCCGCCGGCTCCGACCCCTGCATCGCCAGCCTTGCCGTCAACGGCGATGTCCTGCAGACGGTGGACATCGCAAGTGCCGTCGGCACCGGGTATTCCCGGCTGCCGGTGGTGCTGCGGCTGCTGGCGGAGAACGTGCAGCGGAACATGGTGGGCCGCGAACGCGAACAGGCCATGGACGCGCTGCGGAACTGGCTGGCCACGGGCACCAGCACCGCAGAAATCGAGTTCCTGCCCACTCGGGTGCTGATGCACGACACCACCAGCACGCCTGCGCTGGTGGACATTGCGGCCATGCGGGACACCCTCGCCGAGTCCGGAGCAGATCCCATGGTGCTGAACCCGCTGCTGCGCGTGGACGTGTCCATCGACCATTCCCTGGCGGTGGAGGAATACGGGCGCGCCGACGCGGCCGCCCGGAACATCAAGCACGAGATCCGCCGGAACCGGGAGCGGTACCAGTTCCTCAAATGGGCGTCCAAAGCCATGAACGGCGTGCACATCAACCCGCCGGGCACCGGCATCATGCACACGATCAACCTCGAGCAGCTGGCCACCGTGGTCACCACAATCGAGCGGGACGGCGTCCGGTGGGCGGTGCCGGACATGATGGTCGGCACCGACAGCCACACCCCGATGATCAACGGCCTCGGCGTCCTGGGCTGGGGCGTCGGCGGGCTGGAAGCACAGACCGTGATGTTCGGGATGCCCGCCACGCTGCGCATCCCCGACGTCGTCGGCGTCCGCCTGACCGGTGAACTGGCGGCGGGGACCCTGGCCACTGACTTGGCGCTGGCCGTCACCCAGCGGCTGCGCCAGGTGGGCGTCACGGGGGAGTTCGTCGAGTTCTTCGGCCCCGGCGTTTCGACACTGACCGTCGGCGAACGCGCCGTCGTCGCCAATATGGCGCCTGAATATGGCGCCACCACCGGTTACTTCCCGATCGACGCGCACGTCCTCGACTACCTGGCCAGCACCGGCCGCAGTGCGGAACAGACGCGGCTGGTCGAGGCGTACACCCGGCAGACGGGCCTGTGGTTCGAACCCGACGCAACGCCGGTCTACACGAGAATCGTCGACGTCGACCTGTCCGCCGTCGCCATGCACGCCGCCGGTCCGCGGCGTCCCCAGGACCTCCTGCCCTATGGCGGCATCCGCAAGGCGCTGGAGAAGGAGGCCGTCCCGGCGGGTGCCGGTGACGGGGCCGCGCACACCGGCGCCCTGCCCGCCTTCCCTGTTTCCCTGGCCGCCATCACCAGCTGCACCAACACCTCGGACCCGCGCCTGCTCATTGCGGCCGGGCTGCTCGCCCGCAATGCCCGCCGCCGCGGGCTGACCGTGCCGGACTGGGTCAAAACCTCGCTGGCGCCGGGCTCACCAGCGGCGGCCAGCTACCTCAAGCGTGCCGGGCTCACGGACGACCTGGCCTCCGTGGGGTTCGACATCGTCGGGTTCGGCTGCACCACCTGCATCGGCAACCCAGGCCCGCTGACGCCGGTGATTGCCAGGGCCCAGGCCGACGGCGTGAGCGAACCGGTGGCGATCCTGTCCGGCAACCGCAATTTCCCCGGCCGGGTGCACCCCGACGTCGAACTCAGTTTCATCATGTCGCCCCCGCTGGTGGTGGCCTTCGCGCTTGCCGGTGACGCCAAGCGGGACCTCAGCGAGGAGCCGGTCCAGGACGCCGCAGACGGCACGCCCGTTTACCTCAGCGAGCTCTGGCCGTCGCGCGACGAGATCGATGCCTTCGTGGTCAAGGCCAACGACCCCGCCGATTTCCGCCGGGACTTCGCTATCGCCAGCCGCGATCCCCAGTGGAAGCGGGTGGAAGCACCGGACGGGGCGCAGTACCCGTGGGATGACGGCTCCACCATCCTCCGCCGTCCCCCCTTCGCCGCCCTGACCGAGGGCAGCCTCCTCGGGGAGTTCACCGCGCATCCGCTCCTGGTGCTCGGCGACGACATCACCACCGACCACATTTCACCGGCCAGTGCCATCCCGCCCGCCTGCGGCGTAGCAGACTTCCTGGTGGACAGGGGCGAGGACCGGGGTGACCTCAACGTCTTCGCCTCCCGCCGTGGCAACTGGGAGGTCATGGTCCGCGGCGCCTTCCACAACAAATCCGTCAGGAACCTTCTGCAGCCCGAGGCGCCGGTGGCACACACCATCCACTCGCCGTCGAACGAAACCCTGCCCATCTGGGATGCCGCCCAACGGTACCGGGAAGCCGGCGAATCCGTGGTCATGGTGGCTGGCGAGCGCTACGGTATGGGTTCGTCCCGGGACTGGGCCGCGAAGGCCCAGCGGCTGCTTGGTGTCCGGGCGGTCATCGCCGTCAGCTTTGAACGGATCCACCGATCCAACCTGATTGGCATGGGCATCCTGCCGCTGGTCATGCCGGCGGACATGAGGGAGAAGCTCCTCAGCCTCGCACCCGGCGACACAATTGCGCTCGACGCCCCCGCGGAGCGCATCCATCCCCGCGCCGGGATCGCCGCGGCGATTGTTCGCGCGGACGGCACGAGGGAGCCTTTCACGGCCACCGCTGCCGTGGAAACGGGGCTGGAATGCGACCTCCTCGCCGTCGGCGGCGTCATCCCCATGATCCTGCGGCGGACGCTGGCAGAGACCGGCGCCCCAACCACCAACTGA
- a CDS encoding isocitrate/isopropylmalate dehydrogenase family protein: protein MSASKQYRLAVLHDDGIGPEIVPAAVTILDAAMEAAGAPTIEWTGLPLGRSAIDTHGTAVPDETLEALNTVDGWLLGPHDSASYPEPHRSALNPSGTIRKHFGLFANIRPSKAFPGGNAIVEGTDLVIVRENTEGFYADRNTFAGTGEFMPTPDVAIMHGIITRAATERIAHAAFQLAQSRSGRLTIVHKANVLKLTTGLFRDVCKEVAAQYPDVAVNDFHIDAMTVHLVRRANKFDVIVTENMFGDILSDLAGEVAGSLGIAPSINSSDTHAMAQASHGSAPDIAGKNIANPIAMILSSAMLLRWLGAKFGDELVLQAADLVEKAIEATVLDGTTTKDMGGTAGTSDFANAVAARIAAVELV, encoded by the coding sequence ATGAGCGCATCAAAGCAGTACCGGCTGGCAGTTCTGCACGACGACGGCATCGGCCCGGAAATTGTCCCGGCCGCGGTGACGATCCTCGACGCCGCCATGGAAGCCGCCGGCGCCCCAACGATCGAATGGACCGGACTGCCGCTGGGCCGTTCGGCGATCGACACCCACGGCACCGCCGTCCCGGACGAAACCCTCGAAGCACTGAACACCGTGGACGGCTGGCTGCTCGGCCCGCACGATTCCGCCTCCTACCCGGAACCGCACAGGTCCGCGCTGAACCCCTCGGGCACCATCCGCAAGCACTTCGGTTTGTTCGCCAACATCCGCCCCTCGAAGGCCTTCCCCGGCGGGAACGCCATCGTCGAAGGCACCGACCTGGTCATCGTGCGTGAAAACACCGAAGGCTTCTACGCCGACCGGAACACCTTCGCCGGGACCGGCGAGTTCATGCCCACCCCGGACGTGGCCATCATGCACGGCATCATCACCCGCGCCGCCACCGAACGCATTGCCCACGCCGCGTTCCAGTTGGCCCAGTCCCGCTCAGGGCGGCTGACCATCGTGCACAAGGCCAACGTTTTGAAACTGACCACCGGCCTGTTCCGCGACGTCTGCAAAGAGGTTGCGGCCCAGTACCCGGACGTGGCCGTCAACGACTTCCACATCGACGCGATGACCGTGCACCTGGTCCGCCGCGCCAACAAGTTTGACGTCATCGTCACCGAGAACATGTTCGGCGACATCCTTTCGGACCTCGCCGGTGAAGTCGCCGGATCCCTGGGCATCGCCCCGTCGATCAACTCCTCCGACACCCACGCCATGGCCCAGGCCTCCCACGGCTCCGCGCCGGACATCGCCGGAAAGAACATCGCCAACCCCATCGCGATGATCCTCTCCTCCGCGATGCTGCTGCGCTGGCTCGGGGCGAAATTCGGGGACGAGTTGGTCCTCCAGGCCGCCGACCTCGTCGAAAAAGCCATCGAGGCCACCGTCCTGGACGGCACCACGACCAAGGACATGGGCGGCACCGCCGGCACCAGCGACTTCGCCAACGCCGTCGCCGCCCGGATTGCCGCCGTTGAACTCGTCTAG